The genomic region tacttgTCCTTTCCGTCCCCCAGCCATGCTTTTCCACGGGATCTCCGGAGGCCACATCCAAGGAATCATGGAGGAGATGGAGAGGCGATCCAAGACCGAGTCCCGCCTGGCCAAAGGGGGACAGATGAACGGCCGAGATACGGTAAGAAAGGAGCTGGCGCTCTTTGCAAGGGAATCCCTGCAAGCATGGACCCCCATCGGGACAGACCCTGACTTTGGGGAAGAGAAAGACGCTGCTTccctctgtcccttccctgtcaccCCTTGCTTGTGGAACCCCTCCCGAGGCTCCCTGTAAACCCACCCGTAACgctgggtgctgtgctggcCAGGCTCGGTTATACATTTGTCTAATCCATGTCTCTGCGTGCGCTCTCTGCAGTAACGGGGAAACTGCTCTAAATCGTAGCAGGGAAGGGGGTTCAGCCCTTTGCGGCAGAGCAGCCTTTTGCTCCTGCTCGGCTGCCCGCGGCCGCTCTGCCCCGGcgagcagggctgcagctggagctcctGAGGTGTGCTTTATTTTTACTCTGCGCTTCTGGCACCTCCTAAATTAAACCTCAAACCGCGACTGCTTACTCTACGTAACTATCTCTGGTCTGAAGTGTGTGACTGATACAGAGGCACCACTCTCTCTGAGTGTTATGCCGGCCGACTACTTTGCTTAGAAAGTAACATCCCCTCTTTCCTTAGTCAAAAAGACCAAAGTCTTCAGACATGTACTAAGGGATGGCGGAGAAATTGAGTGTCACGCTGGGCTTTGTGCAAAGCGAGATCTCCCTTTCTCCAACTTGTAGGGCTTCCGCCACCGCGCACAAGGATCTGCACACATAGTAACACCCTGGAAAACTGCTTTAAGGGTTTAGGCCATAGGATCCGTTATCCCCTCTCTTAAATAAACTCATGCTTTGTTACATGAGGATTTGCAATGTAAATTTAACTCACCTTTCAATTGCTAAAAAGGAAAGGGGCGAAAAACACAACTTCAGATTGAAAAATGAATGCGGAGTTGCCACTTTAAAACAGTTGCGACTTCAGAACAAGatgtctgggatttttttctgcgTTACTTTATCAGCAAAAGCTGTCCCAAGTTTCACGGCCGAGCTTTTGTCTCCGCCGTCCCTCCATCTCCCTTTGTCCCGAACGGCACTCCTCGTGGGGAGCAGATCAATGGGAACTCGCAGAAGTTTGCTGACAAAAAGATGCTGGTTTGAGCTGAAACCAGCCCGTGCCACCTTTCTGCCCACGACCCTGGCCGGGCTGGTGAGCCTTTTACACCATCCACCTGTCTCCTTTCTCTTACTCCTGTTTCAAAAGGCCTGTCTTTCTTTAGAGATGTGGCTCGTTTAAATACGGGTGAAAATTTGCCATAGAATGAGTGCAAGCCTGAACCCTCTGTCATTAACTTTAGGAACAGCAAACCGGcatttttctactttaaaatgctgttcCTGTGAAGTGCTTTAAGattaaaaaacttaaaaaaaaaaaaaaacaaaaaaaaaaccacccaaaaaaaccaaacaaaaaaaactggGGAAGCCTCAGACTTTAAGTTCAGAACCTCAGAAAAGAATGGGCTCTGCTTTTCTTATTGCGGCCTAATCCGTTGCTTTCCCGTATTGAAATGACATGAGAGCGTCGGGAGAGGTTTACTGTGAATCACGGTAAACACTTTATTAGCGGGGATGGTCCCAGTTCCCCCTTAAACTTCCCGCCAGGAGCCAGGAGTTTGGTCCCAGAGAGCCGTGTCTTTGTACGAGCCCCGGGCCCTGCGCAGGACCCGTCCCCAGTCCGGCTGCCTGCCTGtctttctctccctgtctcaTCCCTTGTGGTGTGGTTGTTTTGCAGAATATGCCCCCCATGAGCCCCGAGAAGCCTGCTTTGTGTGCTGGTTGTGGAGGGAAGATCTCAGACAGATATTACCTGCTGGCTGTTGACAAACAATGGCACCTCAGGTGTCTTAAGTGCTGTGAATGTAAACTGGCTTTGGAGTCAGAACTCACCTGCTTTGCCAAGGACGGCAGTATTTACTGCAAGGAGGATTACTACAGGTACAGCAATCAGTCCTTATGGGTTCAAAACACACCCCCTCAAAAGGCACTGTGAACCGAAACGCTCTTTTCTCCACACGGGCTTTCAAAGGTAGCTTTTCGCAGTCAGCGGTTCCTTAATCCTTAGTCCCCTCAGAAAAGACTCGCACGTTTAAAAACTGAACGGGCCGTCAAGGGACGCGCTGACTGAGCATGTGTGGAGGTGCACAAACAGGCGAAGGCTCTCCTGCTGCTCGGCGGCTTCCCTCCGTAAAGACCCGACCGAAATTCCCCTCTGCCCGCAGCTTGCCGGTTTTCCCGAGGGCCGGAGCCCGCCGCCCCGCCCAGCCCCGCTTGTCCGTGTGTTACCACTGTCCCGCGGCTCTTCTCGTTTGACAGGAACGCCAGGAGAGCGGGGACCGATTCCCCCCGCTCCGGCCGGCTCCGGCTCCGTACTCACGGGCAAAGTCCGGGGAGAATAGGTCAGCTCGGCGGGGAGTGCGAGACGCTCCCGCTGGGACCGTAGGGCCGGCTCCCTGAGGCTGTCCCGACACCAGGCGGGCCGGAGGCCACAGCCGTCCTGTGTCACACAGCCGTCCTGTGTCACACAGCCGTCCTGTGTCACACAGCCGGTGTCACGGGCCGTCCTGGGGCCGGGGGCCGCGACCCTGTTGGGGACAGGCTCCCTCACGTGGCCgggagggaaggcaggagacACCGGGGCAAGCTCTGCCTTTGCCGTTCTAGCTGATGCCCACTCTTCTGTTTCCCTCAGAAGGTTCTCCGTGCAGAGATGTGCCCGCTGCCACCTTGGGATCTCAGCCTCTGAAATGGTCATGAGAGCCAGGGAATCGGTTTATCACCTGAGCTGCTTCACCTGCACCACCTGCAACAAGACTCTGACCACGGGCGATCACTTTGGCATGAAGGACAACCTGGTTTACTGCAGGGCCCACTTCGAGTCCCTTTTGCAAGGAGAATACCCCCCTCAGCTGAGCTACACCGAGCTGGCTGCCAAGAGCGGAGGACTGGCCCTGCCTTACTTCAACGGCACCGGCACGGTCCAGAAGGGGAGGCCCAGGAAACGAAAGAGCCCTGCCTTGGGAGTGGACATCGTCAGCTACAACTCAGGTGGGAAACACACGCCGAGTCTGCCTCCCGCTCCCCCGAACACAGCGTTCTCGGGCT from Cinclus cinclus chromosome 8, bCinCin1.1, whole genome shotgun sequence harbors:
- the LHX9 gene encoding LIM/homeobox protein Lhx9 isoform X2; the protein is MEIVGCRAEENTCPFRPPAMLFHGISGGHIQGIMEEMERRSKTESRLAKGGQMNGRDTNMPPMSPEKPALCAGCGGKISDRYYLLAVDKQWHLRCLKCCECKLALESELTCFAKDGSIYCKEDYYRRFSVQRCARCHLGISASEMVMRARESVYHLSCFTCTTCNKTLTTGDHFGMKDNLVYCRAHFESLLQGEYPPQLSYTELAAKSGGLALPYFNGTGTVQKGRPRKRKSPALGVDIVSYNSGCNENEADHLDRDQQPYPPSQKTKRMRTSFKHHQLRTMKSYFAINHNPDAKDLKQLAQKTGLTKRVLQGEQIMGHYSQTSRRLKIP